The segment CCGCGCAGGGTTCCGTCGCGGGCATCGAGGAGTCGTCGGTCCGGGCGCTGACCAAACTGCACCAGGTGCTTCCCCCGCGCCTGCGGCAACGCGTCGAGGCCCTCACTCTCGCCACCGCCACCATCCACCGCGAAGGCCCCACGGTCGACCACGAGACCATCGCCCTCATCGCCGGCGCGTGTCGGGCGAACGAACGCCTCCGCTTCGACTACGTGCGCCTCGACGGCACCGAGGCCCGACGTGTGGTGGAGCCCCACCGTCTGGTCTCCGTCGGACGCCGCTGGTACCTGGTCGCCTGGGACGTCGACCGCGACGACTGGCGCACCTTCCGCGTGGACCGACTCACCCCGCGCCCCCCGACAGGTCCCCGGTTCGAGCCACGCGATCCCCCCGACGGCGACGTCGCCACCTACCTGAACCGCCGCATGGGCCTGGAGATGTGGCCCATCGAGGCTCGGCTCCTCATGCACGCCCCAGCCGAAACGTTCGCGGGCATGGACTTCGGCCTGGTCACACCGATCGACGATGACACCTGCGAAGTACGCATCGCCAGCGACTCCCTCACCATGCTCGCCGTCTGGTCCGGCCTCGCCGACGTGGACTTCACCGTCCTCGACCCCCCAGAACTCCGGGAGAGGCTGGGACACCTCGCCGCCCGCTACCAACGCGCCGCGAACTCCTGAGTAAGCGCCTACCATCCATGACGGCAGGGGCGTGCGGTCTGCCGCCGCTGAGCGTCCGAGGATCCGGGTAGGGGTCTCTCAGGGGCCGAAGGAGGTGCGCCATGTTCAGCGGACGGACCAAGGGACCGTTGGGGAGTCACGCCCGGCCGGCGAGTGCGCTGGGCCTGCGGCTGATCCTCGCGTTGTTCGGGTTCGCGGTGTGTACCGCGGCGACCGCGATGGCGGTTTTCTGGTGGCACTCGGCACCGGTCGCGGTCATCTTCGGATTCGGCATGGTGTTGACGGCGGTCAACTCGTACTGGGTCGCCGAACGGATTCGCTACGAACGGCGGTGACGCCCGACGCGGCCAGTGCCCCGCGGAAGTGGATCTTCTCGCGGGGCACTGTCACCGTCCGTGACAGGAGGGGTGGCTCACGGACGGTGTCCCGCGGGTGGGACGGACACCCGCGGGGACCGGTGACATCGGGGCCGGGCCCCTGGTGCTATGGCGTCAGAGTGCCAGAAACCACGCGCCAGCGGGCATTTCTACTGCTCTCCCGACTGACTGTCTCACTCAGAATCGAGCAATGTGAGCCAGGCCGTCAATGCTCTGTCGACAGTAGGCCAGTTCCGGACAGTGCACGGAGGGCGAACAGTGCACGTCACGCCCGAGTGCTGGTGGAACCGTCGCCCGCCCCCTGTCCGACCTGCTGGCTCCCGATCCGGGGGAACGGCTCCGTGGAGAACACCACCTCGACCGGGACCTCGAAGTACTGTGCCAGCCGTAACGCGAGGTGCAGGCTGGGACTGTACTCCCCGCGTTCGAGATAGCCCACCGTTTGGTAGTGCACACCAAGGGCCTCAGCGAGCTGCCGCCGTGAGACTCCACGTTCCGCGCGCAGGACGCTGATCCGGTTGTAGACACGCTCGGCGCTGATCGGTCTCCCCTTCTCCAGTCCCTGCCGTGTCTCAGCCGACCCGCTTCATCGCGTCCTCCCGGCGCGACTGGACCGCCGAGCCCGACTCCCGCCGTGCCATCCGACGCAGCAGGGGCGGTGCCAGCACCAGACCCAGTACGGCCCAGACCCCCAACACCCCCAAGGTCTCCAGGTGCCGCCACGACTCGCCGATCTCCGCCGCCGCCATCTCGCTGGGGAGGAGAGCGGAACGCATCCCCAGGCCGAGCCAGTAGACGGGGAAGACCTGCGCGACCGCCTGCAGCCAGGTGGCCATCGCCGTGATCGGGTAGAAGATACCGGAGATACTGATCAGCCCACCCATGGGGAGGAAGACCAGTCCCATGCTGCGCGGGTTCGTGATCAAGGCCCCGATCGCCGCCCC is part of the Spiractinospora alimapuensis genome and harbors:
- a CDS encoding helix-turn-helix transcriptional regulator, which encodes MPETTAGRLLSLLSLLQTAPEWTGEQLAERMDVTTRTIRRDVDRLRELGYPIESTSGVAGGYRLGPGGRMPPLLLDEEEALAVAVGLRTAAQGSVAGIEESSVRALTKLHQVLPPRLRQRVEALTLATATIHREGPTVDHETIALIAGACRANERLRFDYVRLDGTEARRVVEPHRLVSVGRRWYLVAWDVDRDDWRTFRVDRLTPRPPTGPRFEPRDPPDGDVATYLNRRMGLEMWPIEARLLMHAPAETFAGMDFGLVTPIDDDTCEVRIASDSLTMLAVWSGLADVDFTVLDPPELRERLGHLAARYQRAANS
- a CDS encoding helix-turn-helix transcriptional regulator, whose translation is MEKGRPISAERVYNRISVLRAERGVSRRQLAEALGVHYQTVGYLERGEYSPSLHLALRLAQYFEVPVEVVFSTEPFPRIGSQQVGQGAGDGSTSTRA